The Phoenix dactylifera cultivar Barhee BC4 unplaced genomic scaffold, palm_55x_up_171113_PBpolish2nd_filt_p 001229F, whole genome shotgun sequence genome segment GAGCTATTTAGGGGTCCCTATATCTGGGAGGACGTTGCGGGTGTCGGAGTGCTTAGGGCTAGTGTAGCGGGTCCAGGATCGACTAGAGGACTGAGGGTGATTTTTCTATCCATGATGGGCAGGTTGACGCTAGTCAATTCGGTTCTAAGTTCCATGCCAGTTTACCTCATGTCTAACACTATGGTTTCGAACACTGGGCTATTAGGGATCGAGCGGCTCCTATGGAACTTCTTATGGGGCTCGTATGGACGCAGCTATGGGGTGCACTTGCTGGCCGAGGAGAGGGTTTGCATGCCGATCTAGGAGGGAGGTTTGGGGGTACAGTCCTTACTAGTGATGAGAGAGGTGCTGATTGCTCGTCATGTGGCGAAGCTTATTCTTGAGCTATAGAGATTTTGGAGTTAGGTTATGATGGCCAAGTATGGTCGCCCCTAGGCTGATGGGAGAGGCTCCGAGTAGACGGAGGTGCTCCTTCCTATGGCAAGAGATATGCAGGTATGTGCCAATAACTCTAGCAAATACTAGATGGCTGATGGGCGATGGTCAAAGTGTGGACGTGATGGACCCCCAGGTGGATTCTCTCCCCATGAGACTTTGGCCGACCTTGGTTAGTATGGATACTGCAGACGGGCTTCAGATCAGCAATCTTCTGGGGTCAGAGGGGGCGGAGTGGGATGTAGGCAGGATTGGCCAGCTATTCGAGGAACACCTTGCTGAGCAGGTCCGATCGCTTTTGGTTCTGAGGTATGCTGGCTTGGATGTGAGGATTTGTAGCACGTCCTGCAGAGCTAATGTTAGAGTGGGTGACATTTATCGTGTCCTTCAATGCAAGCATGAGCCTAGGTTGGATTGCGTTTGGATCTGGAGATTCGGTTTTCACCCGAAGATGGCACTATTTTTATGGAAGGTGGCATTAGAGTGTCTGCCGACGATATTGGTGCTAAGCAGAAGAGGTCCGAGCATTCATCCACTATGCTCGGACTCTCAGGTGGAGGAGACGGTGGACCACATCTTGTTCCAGTGTGAGCGGGCTAGGGGAGTCTGGAGGCTTGCAGAGCTCCCGCCAGAGTCCTGGGGCCAGCTGGGCCCCTTTCTACAAGTTGTTCGTCGATGGGCCGATGCCCCCCAGACGCAGCTAGTAGCTATCGGGGCAACCTTTACAGTGTACCATATCTGGTTGGCAAGGAATGTCAAATCTTTGGTGTGAGCAGTCTGTCTTCGAGGTTTACCATGGAGCGGGCACGGGCTCAGGCGGCTGAGATTAGGCATGCTGACCTATTATATGGACCTTTGATAGCTTGGAATATCTAGGGCTCTCCTTCAGCTCGTGTAGCACCTCGGATGGTATTTTTCACTGGAAACCCCCACCTCCAagttttttcaaggtcaattttaATGGGCGCGTGCTTGATGGTGGACAGAGGAGAGGCATTGGCTTCATCATTGGAGACCCGAACTCTAGGATGGTGATGGTAGGAGGTAGTCAGATCTTTGACATCTCAGTTTCTGGTGCAGTGCTGAGGGTGGCATGGGTTGGCCTGAGTTATACTCAACGAGTGCTTCAGGCCGACTCAGTAATACGGGAGGG includes the following:
- the LOC103698828 gene encoding uncharacterized protein LOC103698828, with amino-acid sequence MGDGQSVDVMDPQVDSLPMRLWPTLVSMDTADGLQISNLLGSEGAEWDVGRIGQLFEEHLAEQVRSLLVLRYAGLDVRICSTSCRANVRVGDIYRVLQCKHEPRLDCVWIWRFGFHPKMALFLWKVALECLPTILVLSRRGPSIHPLCSDSQVEETVDHILFQCERARGVWRLAELPPESWGQLGPFLQVVRRWADAPQTQLVAIGATFTVYHIWLARNVKSLV